A stretch of the Musa acuminata AAA Group cultivar baxijiao chromosome BXJ2-7, Cavendish_Baxijiao_AAA, whole genome shotgun sequence genome encodes the following:
- the LOC103992222 gene encoding AT-hook motif nuclear-localized protein 28-like → MKDKLFQHHYLQQQQQQQQQQRQPQQQKSLSDEVDSGRSSGESKKPKLDEQKEKTRGDGSTIEVVKRPRGRPPGSKNKPKLPVVITREAEPSAAMRPHVLEIPAGHDVVDSLAGFSRRRNLGICVLSGTGAVANVTLRQPHLGGAPLSAGAPATIVFRGRFEILSISATFLPPAMEALCPAAAGGLSISLAGPQGQIVGGTVAGPLVAAGMVVVVAAAFSNPTFHRLPVEDDVSVSVSVSGGGGGDMEEHEQHMYTQQQPQRQQQQHDHSQRRHQGPSPTAAVSSGMSLYSSHLPSDVIWAPTARPPPPPPY, encoded by the coding sequence ATGAAGGACAAGCTCTTCCAGCACCATTatcttcagcagcagcagcagcagcagcagcagcaacggcaGCCGCAGCAGCAGAAGAGCCTGTCTGATGAAGTCGACAGCGGCAGGAGCAGCGGGGAGAGCAAGAAGCCAAAGCTCGATGAgcagaaggagaaaacaaggggaGATGGATCGACAATCGAGGTGGTCAAGAGACCGCGGGGGCGGCCGCCGGGGTCCAAGAATAAGCCGAAGCTGCCGGTGGTGATCACCAGGGAAGCGGAGCCCTCGGCGGCGATGCGGCCGCACGTGCTGGAGATCCCCGCGGGGCACGACGTGGTCGACTCCCTCGCGGGGTTCTCCCGCCGCCGGAACCTCGGAATCTGCGTTCTCTCTGGCACCGGCGCCGTCGCGAACGTCACGCTACGCCAGCCGCACCTCGGAGGGGCGCCGCTGTCGGCGGGGGCTCCGGCCACGATCGTGTTTCGAGGGCGGTTCGAGATCCTGTCCATCTCGGCCACGTTCCTGCCCCCGGCGATGGAGGCGCTGTGCCCCGCCGCGGCCGGCGGGCTCTCGATATCGCTGGCGGGGCCGCAGGGACAGATCGTGGGGGGCACGGTGGCAGGGCCACTGGTGGCCGCGGGGATGGTGGTCGTGGTGGCGGCGGCGTTCTCGAACCCCACCTTCCACCGGCTCCCGGTGGAGGACGACGTATCGGTCTCCGTCTCGGTCTCCGGCGGAGGCGGTGGCGACATGGAGGAGCACGAGCAGCACATGTACACCCAACAACAAcctcagcggcagcagcagcagcatgatCATAGCCAGCGGCGCCACCAAGGGCCGTCGCCAACGGCTGCAGTGTCGAGCGGCATGTCTCTCTACAGCAGCCACCTCCCATCGGACGTCATTTGGGCGCCCACCGCCCGCCCCCCACCCCCGCCGCCATACTGA